One window from the genome of Nicotiana sylvestris chromosome 9, ASM39365v2, whole genome shotgun sequence encodes:
- the LOC138878300 gene encoding uncharacterized protein: MRFGKKSKFILRYIGPFEVLEKIGKVSYKLALPPSLSSVHLVFHVSMLWKYYGDPSHVLDFSIVQLGGDLTYDVEPVTILDRHVRKLKSKNIASVKVQRRGQPVEEATWETDREMCSSYPHLFETPGMILDPFEDEHLFKRGRM, translated from the coding sequence atgaggttcgggaagaagagCAAGTTTATCCTTCGgtatattggcccttttgaggtgcttgagaAGATTGGAAAGGTATCCTACAAGCTTGCATTACCACCTAGTCTATCCAGTGTTCACCTAGTGTTTCACGTTTCCATGCTCTGGAAGTATtatggtgatccgtctcatgttttagatttcagcaTAGTTCAGTTAGGTggagatttgacttatgatgtggagccggtgaCCATTTTGGATCGGCACGTtcgaaagttgaaatcaaagaacatagcttcagtgaaagttcagcggagaggtcagccagttgaggaggctacttgggagaccgatcGGGAGATGTGCAGCAgctatccacacctatttgagactccgggtatgattctagacccgtttgaggacgaacatttgtttaagaggggaagaATGTAA